The following coding sequences are from one Kogia breviceps isolate mKogBre1 chromosome X, mKogBre1 haplotype 1, whole genome shotgun sequence window:
- the BCOR gene encoding BCL-6 corepressor isoform X4 → MLSATPLYGNVHSWMNSERVRMCGISDDRKIPVNDGDASKARLELREENPLNHNVVDATTAHRIDGLAALSMDRTGLIREGLRVPGNIVYSSLCGLGSEKGREAATTIGGLGFSSERNPEMQFKPNTPETVEASAVSGKPPNGFSAIYKTPPGIQKSAVPTAETLGLDRPASDKQSPLNINGASYLRLPWVNPYMEGATPAIYPFLDSPNKYSLNMYKALLPQQSYGLAQPLYSPVCTNGERFLYLPPPHYVSPHIPSSLASPMRLSTPSASPAIPPLVHCADKSLPWKMGVSPGNPVDSHSYPHIQNSKQPRVPSAKAVTSGLPGDTALLLPPSPRPSPRVHLPSQPAADTYSEFHKHYARISTSPSVTLSKPYMTVSSEFPAARLCSSKYPKAPEGAESTQPAPGHTRKTAGQDRKDGSSPPLLEKQTVTKDVTDKPLDLSSKVVDVDASKADHMKKMAPTVLVHSRAGSGLVLSGSEIPKETLSPPGNGCAIYRSEIISTAPSSWVVPGPSPNEENNGKGLPLKNKALDWAIPQQRSSSCPRMGAADAVVTNVSGSVSSAGRPASASPAPNATAEGSKTSRSSVDTTPSVIQHVGQPPTTPAKHSSGTGSKGAKASNPEASFKANENGLPPSSIFLSPNEAFRSPPIPYPRSYLPYPAPEGIAISPLSLHGKGPVYPHPVLLPNGSLFPGHLAPKPGLPYGLPTGRPEFVTYQDALGLGMVHPMLIPHTPIEITKEEKPERRSRSHERTRYEDPSLRNRFSEMLEPGSTKLHPEVPADKNLKPSPSWNQGKTVVKSDKLVYVDLLREEPDAKTDANVSKPGFTAESVSQSAEPTKPPPDPALQPHRDFIALREELGRISDFHEAYTFKQAPGQPVFGLSKENVPAGTNKENLAMPVSTPFLEPPLGSDGSAVTFGKTQEDPKPFCVGSAPPSVDVTPTYTKDGADEAESTDGKVLKPKPSKLAKRIANSAGYVGDRFKCVTTELYADSSQLSREQRALQRAMMRFSELEMKEREGGHPTTKDSEVCKFSPADWERLKGSQDKKPKSVALEEAIADQNDSERCEYSAGSKHDPFEAPEDKDLPGEKYFMDTQAASEPPADQAAPDAPCSPTLRLDRKRKVSGDSNHTETTVEELPEDPLLKAKRRRVSKGLHPKKQRHLLHLRERWEQQVSAAESKPGRQGRKEVTQAVQPAVTPQGNSISEEKPGRKRAEAKSNRSWLEESLKCSDNEQALPVFSGSPPMKGLSSTNASGKKQTQPSCTPASRLPTKHQRFKESQKTDVLCTDEEEDCQATSLLQKYTDNGEKPSGKRLCKTKHLIPQEPRRGLPLPGDYYVENADGKVTVRRFRKRPEPSSDYDLSPAKQDQKPLDRLQQLLPASQASQLPCSSSPPETTQSRPMPPEARRLIVNKNAGETLLQRAARLGYEEVVLYCLENKICDVNHRDNAGYCALHEACARGWLNIVRHLLEYGADVNCSAQDGTRPLHDAVENDHLEIVRLLLSYGADPTLATYSGRTIMKMTHSELLEKFLTDYLNDLQVPDDYDPSGSWEFYGSSVCEPDDESGYDVLANPPGPEDQDDSDEAYGDLFEFEFSESPLLPCYNVQVSVAQGPRNWLLLSDMLKKLKMSSRIFRCNFPNVEIVTIAEAEFYRQVSASLLFSCSKDLESFNPESKELLDLVEFTNELQTLLGSSMEWLHPSDMDSDDYW, encoded by the exons ATGCTTTCAGCAACCCCCCTGTATGGGAACGTTCACAGCTGGATGAACAGCGAGAGGGTCCGCATGTGTGGGATCAGCGACGACAG GAAAATTCCTGTAAACGATGGTGACGCTTCAAAGGCCAGACTGGAACTAAGAGAAGAAAATCCCTTGAATCACAACGTG GTGGACGCGACCACGGCCCATCGGATCGATGGCCTGGCAGCGCTGAGCATGGACCGCACCGGCCTGATCCGGGAAGGGCTGCGTGTCCCCGGAAACATCGTCTATTCTAGCTTGTGTGGACTGGGCTCAGAGAAAGGGCGGGAGGCTGCCACAACCATAGGTGGTCTGGGGTTTTCTTCCGAAAGAAACCCAGAGATGCAGTTCAAACCGAATACACCCGAGACGGTGGAGGCCTCTGCTGTCTCCGGAAAACCCCCAAATGGCTTCAGTGCTATATACAAAACGCCACCCGGAATACAAAAAAGTGCTGTCCCCACGGCAGAAACACTGGGCTTGGACAGACCTGCCAGCGACAAACAGAGCCCGCTCAACATCAATGGTGCTAGTTACCTGCGGCTGCCCTGGGTCAATCCTTACATGGAGGGGGCCACGCCAGCCATCTACCCTTTTCTCGACTCGCCAAATAAGTATTCCCTGAACATGTACAAGGCCTTGCTACCTCAGCAGTCCTACGGCCTGGCCCAGCCACTGTATTCTCCGGTCTGTACCAACGGGGAGCGATTTCTCTACCTGCCGCCACCTCACTACGTCAGTCCCCACATCCCGTCGTCCCTGGCCTCGCCCATGAGACTCTCGACGCCTTCGGCCTCACCAGCCATCCCGCCTCTGGTCCACTGCGCAGACAAAAGCCTGCCCTGGAAGATGGGCGTCAGTCCTGGGAACCCGGTCGATTCCCACTCGTATCCCCACATACAGAACAGTAAGCAGCCTAGGGTGCCCTCTGCCAAGGCGGTCACCAGCGGCCTGCCTGGGGACACGGCTCTCCTGTTGCCCCCCTCGCCTCGGCCTTCACCCCGCGTCCACCTTCCCTCCCAGCCCGCTGCAGACACCTACTCCGAGTTCCATAAGCACTATGCCAGGATCTCCACCTCGCCCTCGGTCACCCTGTCGAAGCCATACATGACGGTCAGCAGCGAGTTCCCCGCGGCCAGGCTCTGCAGCAGCAAGTATCCAAAGGCTCCAGAAGGAGCCGAAAGCACCCAGCCAGCTCCCGGGCACACCCGGAAAACAGCAGGTCAAGACAGAAAAGATGGCAGCTCACCTCCTCTCTTGGAGAAGCAGACGGTTACCAAAGACGTCACGGATAAGCCACTAGACTTGTCCTCTAAAGTGGTGGATGTAGATGCTTCCAAAGCTGACCACATGAAAAAGATGGCTCCGACGGTCCTGGTTCACAGCAGAGCTGGAAGCGGCCTAGTGCTCTCCGGAAGTGAGATTCCGAAAGAAACTCTATCTCCTCCAGGAAATGGCTGTGCTATCTATAGATCTGAGATCATTAGCACGGCTCCCTCGTCCTGGGTGGTGCCCGGGCCAAGTCCTAACGAAGAGAACAATGGCAAAGGCCTGCCGCTGAAAAACAAGGCCTTGGACTGGGCCATCCCACAGCAGCGCAGTTCTTCGTGTCCCCGCATGGGCGCCGCTGACGCCGTGGTCACTAACGTTTCGGGGTCGGTGTCGAGCGCTGGCCGCCCAGCCTCTGCGTCGCCAGCCCCAAATGCCACCGCCGAGGGCAGCAAGACCAGCAGGAGCTCCGTGGATACCACGCCATCCGTCATCCAGCACGTGGGCCAGCCCCCGACCACACCTGCCAAGCACAGCAGCGGCACCGGCAGCAAGGGCGCCAAAGCCAGCAACCCAGAGGCGAGCTTCAAAGCGAACGAGAATGGCCTCCCGCCGAGCTCAATATTTCTCTCACCAAACGAGGCGTTCAGGTCCCCACCAATCCCCTACCCCAGGAGTTACCTGCCTTACCCAGCGCCCGAGGGCATTGCCATAAGTCCCCTCTCCTTACACGGCAAAGGCCCTGTCTACCCTCACCCGGTGTTGTTGCCCAATGGCAGTCTCTTTCCTGGGCACCTCGCCCCAAAGCCGGGACTGCCCTATGGGCTACCCACAGGCAGGCCGGAGTTTGTGACCTACCAGGACGCGCTGGGGTTGGGCATGGTGCATCCCATGTTGATACCTCACACGCCCATCGAGATCACTAAAGAGGAGAAACCGGAGAGGAGGTCCCGGTCCCACGAGAGGACCCGCTACGAGGACCCAAGCCTCCGGAACCGGTTTTCTGAGATGCTGGAACCTGGCAGCACCAAGTTACATCCAGAAGTCCCCGCGGACAAGAACCTAAAGCCCAGCCCCAGCTGGAATCAAGGGAAGACCGTCGTCAAGAGTGACAAGCTCGTCTATGTAGACCTCCTCCGGGAAGAGCCAGATGCGAAAACCGACGCTAACGTGTCCAAACCCGGCTTCACAGCTGAGAGTGTCAGCCAGAGTGCCGAGCCCACCAAACCCCCGCCTGACCCGGCCCTACAGCCACACCGGGATTTCATTGCCCTGAGAGAGGAGTTGGGGCGCATCAGTGACTTCCACGAAGCCTATACTTTCAAACAGGCTCCGGGCCAGCCAGTCTTCGGCTTAAGCAAGGAGAATGTTCCAGCGGGAACCAACAAGGAGAACCTGGCGATGCCGGTCTCGACTCCATTCCTGGAGCCTCCCCTGGGGAGCGATGGCTCTGCGGTCACTTTCGGGAAAACCCAAGAGGATCCCAAACCATTTTGCGTGGGCAGTGCCCCACCGAGTGTGGATGTCACCCCCACCTATACCAAAGACGGAGCTGACGAGGCAGAATCCACTGATGGCAAAGTTCTGAAACCGAAGCCATCTAAGCTGGCAAAGAGAATCGCAAACTCCGCTGGTTACGTGGGTGACCGGTTCAAGTGCGTCACTACCGAACTGTATGCAGACTCCAGTCAGCTCAGCCGGGAGCAGCGGGCATTGCAG CGTGCAATGATGCGCTTCTCAGAGTTGGAGATGAAAGAGCGAGAAGGTGGCCACCCCACGACCAAAGACTCCGAGGTGTGCAAATTCAGCCCCGCTGACTGGGAAAGGCTGAAAGGAAGTCAGGACAAAAAGCCAAAGTCGGTCGCCCTGGAGGAGGCCATTGCCGACCAGAACGACAGTGAGAGAT GCGAGTACAGTGCTGGAAGCAAACACGACCCTTTCGAAGCCCCAGAGGACAAAGATCTTCCTGGGGAGAAGTACTTCATGGACACGCAGGCCGCCAGCGAGCCCCCCGCCGACCAGGCAGCCCCGGACGCGCCATGCAGCCCCACCCTCCGGCTGGACAGAAAGCGCAAAGTCTCTGGCGACAGCAACCACACTGAGACCACTGTGGAAGAGCTCCCGGAGGACCCTCTGCTGAAAGCCAAGCGGAGACGGGTCTCCAAAG GGCTCCATCCCAAAAAGCAACGCCACTTGCTGCACCTTAGAGAACGGTGGGAGCAGCAGGTGTCGGCAGCAGAGAGCAAACCTGGCCGGCAGGGCAGGAAGGAAGTGACCCAGGCGGTTCAGCCTGCGGTCACCCCCCAGGGCAATAGCATCTCCGAAGAGAAACCTGGCAGGAAAAGGGCAGAGGCCAAAAGCAACAGAAGCTGGTTGGAGGAGTCCCTTAAATGCAGTGACAATGAACAAG CCTTGCCTGTGTTCTCCGgctctccgcccatgaagggccTTTCATCCACCAATGCAAGCGGCAAAAAGCAGACTCAGCCAAGCTGCACGCCAGCCTCAAGGCTGCCTACCAAACATCAAAGATTTAAAGAAAGCCAGAAGACAGATGTGCTGTGCACGGACGAAGAAGAGGATTGCCAGGCTACGTCCCTGCTGCAGAAATACACCGACAACGGCGAGAAACCATCCGGGAAGCGACTGTGCAAAACCAAGCATTTGATCCCTCAGGAGCCCAGGCGGGGCTTGCCGCTGCCAGGGGACTACTACGTGGAGAATGCCGATGGCAAG GTGACCGTCCGGAGATTTCGAAAGCGGCCTGAGCCCAGTTCCGACTATGATCTTTCGCCGGCCAAGCAGGACCAGAAGCCCTTGGACCGTTTGCAGCAATTGCTACCAGCTTCCCAGGCCTCGCAGCTGCCATGCTCAAGCTCCCCTCCAGAGACCACCCAGTCCCGCCCGATGCCACCGGAAGCGCGGAGACTTATTGTCAATAAGAACGCGGGCGAGACCCTCCTACAGCGGGCCGCCCGGCTTGGCTACGAG GAAGTGGTCTTGTACTGCCTGGAGAACAAGATTTGTGATGTGAACCACCGCGACAACGCGGGTTACTGTGCCCTGCACGAGGCTTGTGCAAGGGGTTGGCTCAACATTGTACGACACCTCCTTGAATATGGCGCCGATGTCAACTGCAGTGCCCAGGATGGAACCAG GCCTCTCCATGATGCTGTCGAGAACGATCATCTCGAAATTGTCCGCTTGCTCCTCTCCTATGGTGCTGACCCCACCCTGGCTACATACTCAGGTAGAACCATCATGAAAATGACCCACAGCGAACTTCTGGAAAAGTTCTTAACAG acTATTTAAACGACCTGCAGGTTCCTGATGACTATGACCCCAGTGGCTCTTGGGAGTTCTATGGCAGCTCTGTGTGTG AACCAGATGATGAAAGTGGTTACGATGTTTTAGCAAATCCCCCAGGACCGGAGGACCAGGATGACAGCGACGAGGCCTATGGTGACCTCTTTGAATTCGAGTTCTCCGAAAGCCCCCTTTTGCCGTGTTATAACGTCCAGGTGTCCGTCGCTCAGGG
- the BCOR gene encoding BCL-6 corepressor isoform X2, with translation MLSATPLYGNVHSWMNSERVRMCGISDDRKIPVNDGDASKARLELREENPLNHNVVDATTAHRIDGLAALSMDRTGLIREGLRVPGNIVYSSLCGLGSEKGREAATTIGGLGFSSERNPEMQFKPNTPETVEASAVSGKPPNGFSAIYKTPPGIQKSAVPTAETLGLDRPASDKQSPLNINGASYLRLPWVNPYMEGATPAIYPFLDSPNKYSLNMYKALLPQQSYGLAQPLYSPVCTNGERFLYLPPPHYVSPHIPSSLASPMRLSTPSASPAIPPLVHCADKSLPWKMGVSPGNPVDSHSYPHIQNSKQPRVPSAKAVTSGLPGDTALLLPPSPRPSPRVHLPSQPAADTYSEFHKHYARISTSPSVTLSKPYMTVSSEFPAARLCSSKYPKAPEGAESTQPAPGHTRKTAGQDRKDGSSPPLLEKQTVTKDVTDKPLDLSSKVVDVDASKADHMKKMAPTVLVHSRAGSGLVLSGSEIPKETLSPPGNGCAIYRSEIISTAPSSWVVPGPSPNEENNGKGLPLKNKALDWAIPQQRSSSCPRMGAADAVVTNVSGSVSSAGRPASASPAPNATAEGSKTSRSSVDTTPSVIQHVGQPPTTPAKHSSGTGSKGAKASNPEASFKANENGLPPSSIFLSPNEAFRSPPIPYPRSYLPYPAPEGIAISPLSLHGKGPVYPHPVLLPNGSLFPGHLAPKPGLPYGLPTGRPEFVTYQDALGLGMVHPMLIPHTPIEITKEEKPERRSRSHERTRYEDPSLRNRFSEMLEPGSTKLHPEVPADKNLKPSPSWNQGKTVVKSDKLVYVDLLREEPDAKTDANVSKPGFTAESVSQSAEPTKPPPDPALQPHRDFIALREELGRISDFHEAYTFKQAPGQPVFGLSKENVPAGTNKENLAMPVSTPFLEPPLGSDGSAVTFGKTQEDPKPFCVGSAPPSVDVTPTYTKDGADEAESTDGKVLKPKPSKLAKRIANSAGYVGDRFKCVTTELYADSSQLSREQRALQRAMMRFSELEMKEREGGHPTTKDSEVCKFSPADWERLKGSQDKKPKSVALEEAIADQNDSERCEYSAGSKHDPFEAPEDKDLPGEKYFMDTQAASEPPADQAAPDAPCSPTLRLDRKRKVSGDSNHTETTVEELPEDPLLKAKRRRVSKDDWPEREMTNSSSNHLEDPHYSELTNLKVCIELTGLHPKKQRHLLHLRERWEQQVSAAESKPGRQGRKEVTQAVQPAVTPQGNSISEEKPGRKRAEAKSNRSWLEESLKCSDNEQALPVFSGSPPMKGLSSTNASGKKQTQPSCTPASRLPTKHQRFKESQKTDVLCTDEEEDCQATSLLQKYTDNGEKPSGKRLCKTKHLIPQEPRRGLPLPGDYYVENADGKVTVRRFRKRPEPSSDYDLSPAKQDQKPLDRLQQLLPASQASQLPCSSSPPETTQSRPMPPEARRLIVNKNAGETLLQRAARLGYEEVVLYCLENKICDVNHRDNAGYCALHEACARGWLNIVRHLLEYGADVNCSAQDGTRPLHDAVENDHLEIVRLLLSYGADPTLATYSGRTIMKMTHSELLEKFLTDYLNDLQVPDDYDPSGSWEFYGSSVCEPDDESGYDVLANPPGPEDQDDSDEAYGDLFEFEFSESPLLPCYNVQVSVAQGPRNWLLLSDMLKKLKMSSRIFRCNFPNVEIVTIAEAEFYRQVSASLLFSCSKDLESFNPESKELLDLVEFTNELQTLLGSSMEWLHPSDMDSDDYW, from the exons ATGCTTTCAGCAACCCCCCTGTATGGGAACGTTCACAGCTGGATGAACAGCGAGAGGGTCCGCATGTGTGGGATCAGCGACGACAG GAAAATTCCTGTAAACGATGGTGACGCTTCAAAGGCCAGACTGGAACTAAGAGAAGAAAATCCCTTGAATCACAACGTG GTGGACGCGACCACGGCCCATCGGATCGATGGCCTGGCAGCGCTGAGCATGGACCGCACCGGCCTGATCCGGGAAGGGCTGCGTGTCCCCGGAAACATCGTCTATTCTAGCTTGTGTGGACTGGGCTCAGAGAAAGGGCGGGAGGCTGCCACAACCATAGGTGGTCTGGGGTTTTCTTCCGAAAGAAACCCAGAGATGCAGTTCAAACCGAATACACCCGAGACGGTGGAGGCCTCTGCTGTCTCCGGAAAACCCCCAAATGGCTTCAGTGCTATATACAAAACGCCACCCGGAATACAAAAAAGTGCTGTCCCCACGGCAGAAACACTGGGCTTGGACAGACCTGCCAGCGACAAACAGAGCCCGCTCAACATCAATGGTGCTAGTTACCTGCGGCTGCCCTGGGTCAATCCTTACATGGAGGGGGCCACGCCAGCCATCTACCCTTTTCTCGACTCGCCAAATAAGTATTCCCTGAACATGTACAAGGCCTTGCTACCTCAGCAGTCCTACGGCCTGGCCCAGCCACTGTATTCTCCGGTCTGTACCAACGGGGAGCGATTTCTCTACCTGCCGCCACCTCACTACGTCAGTCCCCACATCCCGTCGTCCCTGGCCTCGCCCATGAGACTCTCGACGCCTTCGGCCTCACCAGCCATCCCGCCTCTGGTCCACTGCGCAGACAAAAGCCTGCCCTGGAAGATGGGCGTCAGTCCTGGGAACCCGGTCGATTCCCACTCGTATCCCCACATACAGAACAGTAAGCAGCCTAGGGTGCCCTCTGCCAAGGCGGTCACCAGCGGCCTGCCTGGGGACACGGCTCTCCTGTTGCCCCCCTCGCCTCGGCCTTCACCCCGCGTCCACCTTCCCTCCCAGCCCGCTGCAGACACCTACTCCGAGTTCCATAAGCACTATGCCAGGATCTCCACCTCGCCCTCGGTCACCCTGTCGAAGCCATACATGACGGTCAGCAGCGAGTTCCCCGCGGCCAGGCTCTGCAGCAGCAAGTATCCAAAGGCTCCAGAAGGAGCCGAAAGCACCCAGCCAGCTCCCGGGCACACCCGGAAAACAGCAGGTCAAGACAGAAAAGATGGCAGCTCACCTCCTCTCTTGGAGAAGCAGACGGTTACCAAAGACGTCACGGATAAGCCACTAGACTTGTCCTCTAAAGTGGTGGATGTAGATGCTTCCAAAGCTGACCACATGAAAAAGATGGCTCCGACGGTCCTGGTTCACAGCAGAGCTGGAAGCGGCCTAGTGCTCTCCGGAAGTGAGATTCCGAAAGAAACTCTATCTCCTCCAGGAAATGGCTGTGCTATCTATAGATCTGAGATCATTAGCACGGCTCCCTCGTCCTGGGTGGTGCCCGGGCCAAGTCCTAACGAAGAGAACAATGGCAAAGGCCTGCCGCTGAAAAACAAGGCCTTGGACTGGGCCATCCCACAGCAGCGCAGTTCTTCGTGTCCCCGCATGGGCGCCGCTGACGCCGTGGTCACTAACGTTTCGGGGTCGGTGTCGAGCGCTGGCCGCCCAGCCTCTGCGTCGCCAGCCCCAAATGCCACCGCCGAGGGCAGCAAGACCAGCAGGAGCTCCGTGGATACCACGCCATCCGTCATCCAGCACGTGGGCCAGCCCCCGACCACACCTGCCAAGCACAGCAGCGGCACCGGCAGCAAGGGCGCCAAAGCCAGCAACCCAGAGGCGAGCTTCAAAGCGAACGAGAATGGCCTCCCGCCGAGCTCAATATTTCTCTCACCAAACGAGGCGTTCAGGTCCCCACCAATCCCCTACCCCAGGAGTTACCTGCCTTACCCAGCGCCCGAGGGCATTGCCATAAGTCCCCTCTCCTTACACGGCAAAGGCCCTGTCTACCCTCACCCGGTGTTGTTGCCCAATGGCAGTCTCTTTCCTGGGCACCTCGCCCCAAAGCCGGGACTGCCCTATGGGCTACCCACAGGCAGGCCGGAGTTTGTGACCTACCAGGACGCGCTGGGGTTGGGCATGGTGCATCCCATGTTGATACCTCACACGCCCATCGAGATCACTAAAGAGGAGAAACCGGAGAGGAGGTCCCGGTCCCACGAGAGGACCCGCTACGAGGACCCAAGCCTCCGGAACCGGTTTTCTGAGATGCTGGAACCTGGCAGCACCAAGTTACATCCAGAAGTCCCCGCGGACAAGAACCTAAAGCCCAGCCCCAGCTGGAATCAAGGGAAGACCGTCGTCAAGAGTGACAAGCTCGTCTATGTAGACCTCCTCCGGGAAGAGCCAGATGCGAAAACCGACGCTAACGTGTCCAAACCCGGCTTCACAGCTGAGAGTGTCAGCCAGAGTGCCGAGCCCACCAAACCCCCGCCTGACCCGGCCCTACAGCCACACCGGGATTTCATTGCCCTGAGAGAGGAGTTGGGGCGCATCAGTGACTTCCACGAAGCCTATACTTTCAAACAGGCTCCGGGCCAGCCAGTCTTCGGCTTAAGCAAGGAGAATGTTCCAGCGGGAACCAACAAGGAGAACCTGGCGATGCCGGTCTCGACTCCATTCCTGGAGCCTCCCCTGGGGAGCGATGGCTCTGCGGTCACTTTCGGGAAAACCCAAGAGGATCCCAAACCATTTTGCGTGGGCAGTGCCCCACCGAGTGTGGATGTCACCCCCACCTATACCAAAGACGGAGCTGACGAGGCAGAATCCACTGATGGCAAAGTTCTGAAACCGAAGCCATCTAAGCTGGCAAAGAGAATCGCAAACTCCGCTGGTTACGTGGGTGACCGGTTCAAGTGCGTCACTACCGAACTGTATGCAGACTCCAGTCAGCTCAGCCGGGAGCAGCGGGCATTGCAG CGTGCAATGATGCGCTTCTCAGAGTTGGAGATGAAAGAGCGAGAAGGTGGCCACCCCACGACCAAAGACTCCGAGGTGTGCAAATTCAGCCCCGCTGACTGGGAAAGGCTGAAAGGAAGTCAGGACAAAAAGCCAAAGTCGGTCGCCCTGGAGGAGGCCATTGCCGACCAGAACGACAGTGAGAGAT GCGAGTACAGTGCTGGAAGCAAACACGACCCTTTCGAAGCCCCAGAGGACAAAGATCTTCCTGGGGAGAAGTACTTCATGGACACGCAGGCCGCCAGCGAGCCCCCCGCCGACCAGGCAGCCCCGGACGCGCCATGCAGCCCCACCCTCCGGCTGGACAGAAAGCGCAAAGTCTCTGGCGACAGCAACCACACTGAGACCACTGTGGAAGAGCTCCCGGAGGACCCTCTGCTGAAAGCCAAGCGGAGACGGGTCTCCAAAG ATGACTGGCCTGAGAGGGAAATGACAAACAGTTCCTCTAACCACTTAGAAGACCCACATTATAGTGAGCTGACCAACCTGAAGGTGTGCATTGAATTAACAGGGCTCCATCCCAAAAAGCAACGCCACTTGCTGCACCTTAGAGAACGGTGGGAGCAGCAGGTGTCGGCAGCAGAGAGCAAACCTGGCCGGCAGGGCAGGAAGGAAGTGACCCAGGCGGTTCAGCCTGCGGTCACCCCCCAGGGCAATAGCATCTCCGAAGAGAAACCTGGCAGGAAAAGGGCAGAGGCCAAAAGCAACAGAAGCTGGTTGGAGGAGTCCCTTAAATGCAGTGACAATGAACAAG CCTTGCCTGTGTTCTCCGgctctccgcccatgaagggccTTTCATCCACCAATGCAAGCGGCAAAAAGCAGACTCAGCCAAGCTGCACGCCAGCCTCAAGGCTGCCTACCAAACATCAAAGATTTAAAGAAAGCCAGAAGACAGATGTGCTGTGCACGGACGAAGAAGAGGATTGCCAGGCTACGTCCCTGCTGCAGAAATACACCGACAACGGCGAGAAACCATCCGGGAAGCGACTGTGCAAAACCAAGCATTTGATCCCTCAGGAGCCCAGGCGGGGCTTGCCGCTGCCAGGGGACTACTACGTGGAGAATGCCGATGGCAAG GTGACCGTCCGGAGATTTCGAAAGCGGCCTGAGCCCAGTTCCGACTATGATCTTTCGCCGGCCAAGCAGGACCAGAAGCCCTTGGACCGTTTGCAGCAATTGCTACCAGCTTCCCAGGCCTCGCAGCTGCCATGCTCAAGCTCCCCTCCAGAGACCACCCAGTCCCGCCCGATGCCACCGGAAGCGCGGAGACTTATTGTCAATAAGAACGCGGGCGAGACCCTCCTACAGCGGGCCGCCCGGCTTGGCTACGAG GAAGTGGTCTTGTACTGCCTGGAGAACAAGATTTGTGATGTGAACCACCGCGACAACGCGGGTTACTGTGCCCTGCACGAGGCTTGTGCAAGGGGTTGGCTCAACATTGTACGACACCTCCTTGAATATGGCGCCGATGTCAACTGCAGTGCCCAGGATGGAACCAG GCCTCTCCATGATGCTGTCGAGAACGATCATCTCGAAATTGTCCGCTTGCTCCTCTCCTATGGTGCTGACCCCACCCTGGCTACATACTCAGGTAGAACCATCATGAAAATGACCCACAGCGAACTTCTGGAAAAGTTCTTAACAG acTATTTAAACGACCTGCAGGTTCCTGATGACTATGACCCCAGTGGCTCTTGGGAGTTCTATGGCAGCTCTGTGTGTG AACCAGATGATGAAAGTGGTTACGATGTTTTAGCAAATCCCCCAGGACCGGAGGACCAGGATGACAGCGACGAGGCCTATGGTGACCTCTTTGAATTCGAGTTCTCCGAAAGCCCCCTTTTGCCGTGTTATAACGTCCAGGTGTCCGTCGCTCAGGG